In Colletotrichum destructivum chromosome 1, complete sequence, the sequence AGCGCGACGCAGGCATGTGCAGTGTACTCTGAAGCAAGCCTGGGAAGGGGCTTTGACGATCTGCCCTCCTGTGGAACCCACCTATTCATTCCATGGATTGTGCTTCAGGATGCATATCGACAATACTAAGGTTGGCTAGTTGCCATCAGCAATGCACTGTCCAGTGCACATTCCAATCAACATAAGCAGCCACGGAAAATGGaggttttcttctcttctctcttccctctttCACGGAGATAAGGTGATTGATAGATCGAAGCTATTCACACACTCGGTGCGGAATATTGTGGAAGGGGAGCAGACGAGACAAACCGCTGAAGTGGAAGGAGTACAGGACATCAAGAGAATTATTACATGCTGAAGAGCTGCCCACCGGAAAAAAAAGCCTCCCCCCgtgacctcctcctccccaaTGACAGCAGAAATTGGACAACATAGAAGCATTATCGTAGCAGAGGCCATTGCCTCTTCACTCTCTCGCATCCCCTCCCGCTTCCTCTTTCGCCTACCTCCTAGCTGACCTTGGTCGTTCCCCAACATTACTGACCCGTGTGTCGCTGTCGGTGTCTTTTCGCCTTGTTCCGTAGAGGCAAGGGTGAAAAGACATGTCTCTTGGCTGGTAACATTGGACCTTTTGCCCCTTCCCAATGCTGGGGACAATTTTGTGCTTTTCCTCGACTCCGTGCTGGTCTAGGACTTTTGAATTACGATGATTCCACGACCGCGTAATAAAACCAATACCGTTTTTTTCCGGTTCTTCGAGATCGGGGTTCGCTCGCTGTTTTTGGGAGGTTGCTGCAATCCCCATAGCCCTGGGGGGTTTGGTATTCCACGCGTAAAAAGAGAAAAATGACAATCCGATCGGAGCGTTTCGATTGTTCCGATACCAACACCGCTGACCCATGAGAAACATTGCTCTACATTACCACACAGCATCCGCCGCTTTGTTGTGGTGCATAAGGGTCTTCACCGCGGGGGACGGCACCCCAAACTGATGGAACCATGTAGTCCCTCGTGCTGTTGCAGTAGGCGATGATACTAAAACAAGATGGATTAGTCACCGACTCGTCCGGTCGCGATGGCTCCTGAGTCAATTGACCCGGTTGATAGCACATCGACAGTGACATTAGCTGACAACGGTAAAGACGTACCTCTTAGAAGCATTGCTCACGGGAATGCGCTCCCTCTCAAGGTCTTCACGCAAGCGGTTGTTGAGTTCCGTCAGTCGTCTCAACTTTAGGTCGGCCATCGACTGCTTGTTCTTCTTAATCTGCGACGGGTCGCCGACATCACGAGAGGTGTACTGAGGCATCGCGGCGGTGGGTCGGGGGGCTGAAGacttggacgacgacggaatcgaggacgacgcggcgGTGACGGAAGCGTCAGCGGGTTGTCGTCGTGATGATTTGTCGTCGAGGCGAGGCTGATGGACCTGATCCTGCCGCTGACGAGAGGTAGAAGAAGAGGCTGTGGCGGCGGCTACAGCAGAGgattcggcggcggcggcggtggtgttgtgaGAAGGACGTTCCTGTTGAGAGAGCATATCGTGTCAGTTTGATTAAAGTTTCCCTCCTTTGACTCCGCTTTGGCGGTGGTTGCCGCGTTTTCCCACCACCCGGTGGTACGAGCTCAGTTCAGGGCGGGAGATGGGGGGAGTTAAATGGACGGTCGGGGGCGAGAAACTCACAGCAACGAGACGGC encodes:
- a CDS encoding Putative G-protein gamma, which gives rise to MLGEPSQGSAIQSNPSLCTQSQAPGPSQSRSLSFSVFLSHSLHPSPSPSLRLPVLFESPNCWTALASRSSFPVARPVLSFALLSQNQTHYPSNQPTHLDAGNPFPPQSNHPPTLFPLSIRFDRNRPLSLSEFPRRLVAERPSHNTTAAAAESSAVAAATASSSTSRQRQDQVHQPRLDDKSSRRQPADASVTAASSSIPSSSKSSAPRPTAAMPQYTSRDVGDPSQIKKNKQSMADLKLRRLTELNNRLREDLERERIPVSNASKSIIAYCNSTRDYMVPSVWGAVPRGEDPYAPQQSGGCCVVM